A genomic window from Sulfurospirillum multivorans DSM 12446 includes:
- the nifH gene encoding nitrogenase iron protein: protein MAELRQIAFYGKGGIGKSTTSQNTLAAMAHYFGKKILIVGCDPKADSTRLILHEKAQCTIMQLASEAGTVEDLELEDVCKPGAAEFDPANTDITEGFIMCAESGGPEPGVGCAGRGVITAINFLEEEGAYDQDLDFVSYDVLGDVVCGGFAMPIREGKAQEIYIVMSGEMMAMYAANNISKGILKYANTGGVRLAGLICNARMTDREYDLSKHLAEQIGTQLIHFVPRSNHVQRAELRRMTVVEFADKTDQAFEYKELARKIIANDLKVIPKPLEMDDLEALLMEFGLEEEVEADAIGKKATA, encoded by the coding sequence ATGGCTGAACTCAGACAAATTGCTTTTTACGGCAAAGGCGGAATTGGTAAATCAACCACTTCACAAAATACACTTGCGGCAATGGCGCACTACTTCGGTAAAAAAATTCTTATCGTTGGATGTGATCCAAAAGCTGATTCAACACGTCTTATCTTGCATGAAAAAGCACAATGTACCATTATGCAACTAGCTTCAGAGGCAGGTACAGTTGAAGACCTAGAGCTTGAAGATGTATGTAAACCAGGTGCTGCTGAGTTTGATCCTGCGAATACAGATATTACAGAAGGTTTTATCATGTGTGCAGAGTCAGGTGGACCAGAGCCAGGAGTTGGTTGTGCAGGTCGTGGTGTTATTACAGCGATTAACTTCCTTGAGGAAGAGGGTGCTTATGACCAAGATTTAGATTTCGTCTCTTACGACGTACTTGGTGACGTTGTTTGTGGTGGATTTGCGATGCCAATTCGTGAAGGTAAAGCACAAGAGATCTACATCGTTATGTCAGGTGAGATGATGGCGATGTATGCGGCTAACAACATTTCTAAAGGTATTTTGAAATACGCAAACACAGGTGGTGTTAGACTTGCTGGTCTTATTTGTAATGCACGTATGACAGACCGTGAATACGATCTTTCAAAACACTTGGCAGAGCAAATCGGAACACAACTCATTCACTTCGTACCTCGTTCTAACCACGTTCAACGTGCAGAACTTCGTCGTATGACCGTTGTTGAGTTTGCAGATAAAACAGACCAAGCATTTGAGTACAAAGAGCTTGCTCGTAAAATCATTGCAAATGATCTTAAAGTGATCCCTAAACCGTTAGAGATGGATGATCTTGAGGCATTGTTGATGGAGTTTGGTTTGGAAGAAGAAGTCGAAGCAGATGCTATCGGTAAAAAAGCAACAGCTTAA
- a CDS encoding sensor histidine kinase: protein MNNLSIRTKFLILGIIAFVSLLSLALLSMNINQRGFANLHHVFTDFKKVQNLQSNYIEPLFILRETMLTLVMSPNDDYKKRADQKLMPILGKLETMIEQAPEPIAEQWKRYKELLLTTRSYALQSFDEGSFMNAVSEERDAFYTLIDSLKELQEERLEDSQSTFTYAEKNVIQSHYYLIAGFFLIAVISFLFDSVIVKQIVESIEKVQHGLQQFFTYLKNPAKTDEQVFIKLDHNDELGKMAKTINQHVAGVQETLNQDRLLIQEATQTVSHLKEGKFGQRLSLSSNYHELNALKDVMNEMIDSLEQKIQEEIKQRSDQEKLLVQQSKLAAMGNMLGNIAHQWRQPISEINAILMEVEAIARYDTLSQEDLFKFIHTCCDVTEHMSNTIYDFQNFFQPSKNKESFSVMEACNNAISIINASLKYHNITLAYDYAAKDSLIIGYPNEFAHAVLNILSNAKDVLIERRVLEPSIRINIKTGKQFTIIRIEDNGGGIAPENIERIFEPYFTTKHAKQGTGIGLYMTKAIIENNMQGYVNVENTDKGALFSIKLHLPL from the coding sequence ATGAATAACCTCAGCATCCGCACCAAATTTCTCATTTTGGGCATTATCGCATTTGTGTCGCTTTTATCGCTAGCACTTCTTTCGATGAATATTAATCAGCGAGGCTTTGCGAACCTTCATCATGTCTTTACCGATTTCAAAAAAGTGCAAAACCTGCAAAGCAACTACATCGAACCGCTTTTTATATTGCGCGAAACGATGCTTACACTGGTAATGTCGCCTAACGATGATTATAAAAAACGCGCAGATCAAAAACTTATGCCCATTTTGGGCAAACTAGAAACAATGATTGAGCAGGCACCTGAACCAATAGCAGAACAATGGAAGCGTTATAAAGAACTTTTGCTTACAACGCGATCCTATGCACTGCAAAGTTTCGACGAAGGCTCGTTTATGAATGCTGTTTCAGAAGAAAGAGACGCTTTTTATACTCTGATTGATTCTCTTAAAGAATTGCAGGAAGAACGTTTGGAAGACTCTCAATCAACTTTCACGTATGCCGAAAAAAATGTGATTCAAAGCCATTATTACTTGATTGCTGGGTTCTTTTTAATTGCCGTTATTAGCTTTTTATTCGACTCGGTTATCGTAAAACAAATCGTTGAGTCGATCGAAAAAGTTCAACACGGATTGCAACAGTTTTTTACCTATTTAAAAAATCCAGCAAAAACGGACGAACAGGTTTTTATTAAACTTGATCATAACGATGAACTTGGGAAGATGGCAAAAACGATCAACCAACATGTCGCAGGCGTACAAGAAACGCTCAACCAAGACCGATTATTAATTCAAGAAGCGACACAAACTGTTAGCCATCTCAAAGAGGGGAAATTCGGTCAACGCTTAAGTTTAAGTTCAAACTATCACGAACTCAACGCCCTTAAAGACGTGATGAATGAAATGATTGACAGTTTAGAACAAAAAATACAAGAGGAGATCAAGCAAAGAAGCGATCAAGAAAAACTTTTAGTCCAACAATCTAAACTTGCCGCTATGGGAAACATGCTTGGCAATATTGCCCATCAGTGGCGCCAACCTATTAGTGAAATTAACGCCATTTTGATGGAAGTCGAGGCCATCGCGCGTTACGATACGTTAAGCCAAGAAGATCTCTTTAAATTCATCCATACTTGCTGCGATGTAACCGAACACATGTCTAATACGATTTATGACTTTCAAAACTTCTTTCAACCCTCTAAAAACAAAGAAAGTTTCAGTGTCATGGAAGCATGCAATAACGCCATATCCATCATCAATGCTTCACTCAAATACCATAATATCACGCTTGCCTACGATTATGCCGCCAAAGACAGCCTTATTATAGGTTATCCCAACGAATTTGCCCATGCCGTTTTAAATATATTATCCAATGCAAAAGACGTCTTGATTGAGCGACGTGTTTTAGAACCCTCCATTCGCATCAATATCAAAACAGGAAAGCAGTTTACGATTATCCGCATCGAAGATAATGGCGGTGGTATCGCACCTGAAAATATTGAGCGTATTTTTGAGCCTTATTTTACGACCAAGCACGCCAAACAAGGCACAGGAATTGGACTTTATATGACCAAAGCAATTATCGAAAACAACATGCAAGGCTATGTTAACGTTGAAAATACCGATAAAGGAGCACTTTTTTCCATTAAACTGCATTTACCGCTTTAA
- a CDS encoding RidA family protein has protein sequence MKNSIVRLNPSTLPNAGEMGYSQISIVEPGRMAYISGQVAWRPDGQAVPKGLAEQMSIVSLNAKAALDAVGATPHDVVIARIYVVNLTPERLEELMPSFLATFEGAQPCVTGVGVATLAAPDLQVEMELVVRLPN, from the coding sequence ATGAAGAATTCAATTGTCCGTCTTAATCCATCGACATTACCGAATGCTGGCGAAATGGGATACTCTCAAATATCAATAGTTGAGCCAGGGCGTATGGCTTATATATCTGGTCAAGTTGCGTGGCGGCCAGATGGTCAGGCTGTACCTAAAGGGTTAGCAGAACAAATGAGTATTGTCTCGCTCAACGCGAAGGCTGCATTAGATGCTGTTGGCGCTACGCCGCATGATGTTGTGATTGCACGTATTTATGTGGTCAACCTTACGCCCGAACGATTGGAAGAACTCATGCCATCGTTTCTAGCAACTTTTGAAGGGGCTCAACCTTGTGTTACTGGAGTTGGTGTCGCGACGCTGGCAGCGCCAGACCTTCAAGTTGAAATGGAGCTAGTTGTCAGGCTACCTAATTAA
- a CDS encoding sensor histidine kinase, with product MKKYEKEAFFKTFGIFFATLMLLITLVAYFYYNEQKHIMEEQIFSEMRSFTYDFQNYAFDMDVIPYDSSVDELNLQPCDRGMCGYFTIPSAKNSMFKVIMPSQHYEAQLHALFNKVLVILSLLLCAIIVFSLLYSFYALYPLKHALYLLESFLKDMIHDLNTPVTSILLNTKAIAKSAPSEALERIELAAKTIASLHRNLESLHQGFIPKKSEVDLETLLHVRAKLYQKLYPKLTFIFKTEPCVVHSDPDSIARIFDNLISNACKYNRKNGSITLSNVGNRVNISDTGIGIKNCTLVYERYYKESEKGLGLGLNIVKTLCDSLAIQITLESNPETGTSIALLFEPEKKA from the coding sequence TTGAAAAAATATGAGAAAGAGGCTTTTTTTAAGACATTTGGTATTTTCTTTGCCACACTGATGCTCCTAATCACACTGGTTGCCTATTTTTACTACAACGAACAAAAGCATATCATGGAAGAGCAAATCTTCTCAGAAATGAGATCTTTTACCTATGATTTTCAAAACTATGCCTTTGATATGGATGTCATTCCTTACGATAGCAGTGTCGATGAGCTCAATTTACAGCCATGTGATCGCGGAATGTGTGGGTATTTCACCATTCCAAGTGCAAAAAATTCCATGTTTAAAGTCATTATGCCAAGCCAACACTATGAGGCGCAGCTTCATGCGCTTTTTAACAAAGTACTCGTGATCTTAAGCCTTCTTTTGTGTGCCATCATTGTCTTTTCACTTTTGTACTCGTTTTACGCGCTCTATCCGCTCAAACATGCCCTCTATCTTTTAGAAAGTTTCTTAAAAGATATGATCCACGACCTTAACACGCCTGTCACGTCCATACTGCTTAATACAAAAGCTATCGCCAAATCAGCACCTTCTGAAGCGTTAGAGCGTATTGAACTCGCCGCAAAAACCATCGCTTCACTGCACCGCAATTTAGAAAGTTTACACCAAGGATTTATCCCTAAAAAAAGCGAAGTTGATCTTGAAACACTTTTACATGTAAGGGCAAAACTCTACCAGAAGCTCTACCCAAAACTGACGTTTATCTTTAAAACAGAACCGTGCGTCGTCCACAGCGACCCCGATTCTATTGCAAGGATTTTTGACAATCTCATCTCAAACGCGTGTAAATACAACCGTAAAAACGGTTCCATCACACTGAGCAATGTTGGCAATCGCGTGAATATTAGCGACACAGGCATTGGCATCAAAAACTGCACGCTTGTCTATGAGCGGTACTATAAAGAGAGTGAAAAAGGGCTTGGGCTTGGACTGAATATCGTTAAAACATTGTGCGACAGTTTAGCCATTCAGATCACACTTGAAAGTAATCCAGAGACTGGCACATCGATCGCCCTGCTTTTCGAACCTGAGAAGAAAGCATGA
- the nifK gene encoding nitrogenase molybdenum-iron protein subunit beta, whose translation MQDVENIVNGQKLFLKPEYQDVFKNKKQFESSAGSTNPEKVIEVAKWTTTWEYREKNLAREHITINPAKACQPLGAVMAALGFENTMPYVHGSHGCVAYFRSYFTRHFKEPTPCVSDSMSESAAVFGGLANMKEGLRNCKALYKPDMIAVSTTCMAEVIGDDLNAFVIGARKDAEGELDGTPIPAAHTPSFVGSHITGYDNMMNAILQELNMVEEGVEVEKDNERINIIPGFESYLGSLKEVKKIASMFSDKIVMIGDHEDQWNTPAGEYKLFSGGTPLAVAKTARGAGTTISLQKYSTQATAKMIKGDWKQNYVTCNPIGLGGTDEFVMKLSELTGKPVPSELTKLRGQLVDAMQDSYPYMHGKKFAIWGDPDFLLGVVSFLVEMGAIPVHVLCHNAPRKNWEKEMQAILDKCTFKEECHIWGGKDLWHLRSLLFTEPVDFMIGNVYGKELYRDTKIPLIRIGFPIFDRHHLHRYSISGYEGALNLLTWITNSVLDALDEETKEIAKTDYFFDCVR comes from the coding sequence ATGCAAGACGTAGAAAACATAGTAAATGGGCAGAAGCTCTTTTTAAAACCAGAGTATCAAGATGTTTTTAAAAATAAAAAGCAATTTGAAAGCAGTGCGGGTTCAACTAACCCTGAAAAAGTAATCGAAGTTGCTAAGTGGACAACGACATGGGAATACCGTGAGAAAAACTTAGCACGTGAGCACATCACGATTAACCCAGCCAAAGCATGTCAACCTTTGGGCGCTGTTATGGCTGCCCTTGGGTTTGAAAACACCATGCCGTATGTTCATGGAAGTCACGGTTGTGTGGCTTACTTTAGAAGCTACTTTACACGTCACTTTAAAGAGCCAACACCATGTGTTTCAGACTCTATGAGTGAAAGTGCAGCGGTTTTCGGTGGTTTGGCAAATATGAAAGAGGGTTTACGTAACTGTAAAGCACTTTACAAACCAGATATGATCGCCGTTTCTACCACATGTATGGCAGAAGTTATCGGTGATGACTTGAACGCATTTGTTATCGGTGCTCGCAAAGATGCTGAGGGTGAACTTGATGGTACACCAATCCCAGCGGCACACACACCATCCTTTGTTGGTAGCCACATCACCGGTTATGATAATATGATGAACGCGATTCTTCAAGAGCTTAACATGGTTGAAGAGGGCGTTGAAGTTGAAAAAGATAATGAGCGTATCAACATCATCCCTGGTTTTGAGTCATACCTTGGAAGTTTGAAAGAAGTGAAAAAAATCGCTTCTATGTTCAGCGACAAGATCGTAATGATCGGTGATCATGAAGATCAGTGGAACACACCAGCGGGCGAGTACAAACTCTTTTCTGGCGGTACACCTTTAGCCGTTGCAAAAACAGCAAGAGGCGCAGGTACGACGATCTCTCTTCAAAAGTACTCTACACAGGCTACTGCGAAGATGATCAAAGGTGATTGGAAACAAAACTACGTTACATGTAATCCAATTGGCTTAGGTGGCACGGATGAGTTTGTTATGAAACTAAGCGAGCTTACAGGCAAGCCTGTTCCTTCTGAGCTTACAAAACTTCGCGGTCAACTGGTCGATGCGATGCAAGACAGCTATCCGTATATGCACGGTAAAAAATTCGCCATCTGGGGAGATCCTGACTTCTTGTTAGGTGTTGTCTCTTTCTTGGTTGAAATGGGAGCGATTCCTGTACACGTTCTTTGCCACAATGCCCCACGTAAAAACTGGGAAAAAGAGATGCAAGCGATTCTTGATAAATGCACATTCAAAGAAGAGTGTCACATCTGGGGTGGTAAAGATCTATGGCATTTAAGAAGCCTTCTCTTTACAGAGCCAGTAGATTTCATGATCGGTAACGTTTATGGAAAAGAGCTTTACAGAGATACAAAAATTCCTTTGATAAGAATTGGTTTCCCAATTTTTGATAGACACCACTTACATAGATATTCTATCAGTGGCTACGAAGGTGCGCTCAACCTTTTAACGTGGATCACCAACTCCGTCCTAGACGCGTTGGATGAAGAGACAAAAGAGATTGCAAAAACAGATTATTTCTTCGACTGCGTTAGATAG
- a CDS encoding GNAT family N-acetyltransferase: protein MRTERLRLRALNQEDSKTLYELIFSDKDVIKYTFGKDTISEQNIYEYVKQIGLKVLENNTTKEIIGLAGVLPCSYLQEDDYEFGFILAKKFWGLGYASEIGKAQIESIKNSFFKNRAIATVYPENFASIKCIEKLGLKYETTIFTDRGERLVYLLNFK from the coding sequence ATGAGAACGGAAAGATTAAGACTAAGAGCATTAAACCAAGAAGATAGCAAAACCTTATATGAACTGATTTTTAGTGATAAAGATGTTATCAAATATACTTTTGGGAAAGATACTATTTCAGAGCAAAACATATATGAGTATGTAAAGCAGATAGGCTTAAAAGTTTTAGAAAACAATACTACAAAAGAAATAATAGGTTTAGCAGGTGTTCTGCCTTGTTCTTATTTGCAAGAAGATGACTATGAATTCGGTTTTATCTTAGCAAAAAAATTTTGGGGACTAGGATATGCAAGTGAAATTGGTAAAGCCCAAATAGAATCAATCAAAAATTCTTTCTTCAAAAACAGAGCTATTGCAACAGTTTATCCTGAAAACTTCGCATCTATAAAATGTATAGAAAAACTTGGGCTCAAATACGAAACAACTATTTTTACAGATAGAGGAGAGAGGCTAGTCTACCTATTGAATTTTAAGTAG
- a CDS encoding response regulator transcription factor → MTQNPLRHLNILFVEDEENIRRHIVNALGYIVHEIKEASNGQEALEILKTFSPDIIMTDLEMPIMNGVELITTIRKKEIDSCIVVLTAYTSQEYLLPLINMHIEHYVIKPIRFEKMLAILQECCAKLDKCSACHDLPQGYYYDWNQKILTYQSRSITLTKKEISFLELLFHNKHRIVTYEEFQSYVWGNAVMTDDAIRSIVRNLRNKPPKDIIANLSGIGYKLE, encoded by the coding sequence ATGACACAAAATCCGCTGAGACATTTAAATATTCTATTTGTTGAAGATGAAGAGAACATACGCAGGCATATCGTCAACGCTCTAGGCTATATTGTCCATGAGATCAAAGAAGCCTCTAATGGACAAGAGGCATTAGAAATACTCAAAACGTTTTCTCCCGATATTATTATGACCGATCTTGAAATGCCAATCATGAACGGTGTGGAGTTAATTACGACGATTCGCAAAAAAGAGATTGACTCTTGCATTGTTGTTTTAACGGCATATACGAGCCAAGAGTATCTACTACCATTGATTAATATGCACATCGAACATTACGTTATTAAACCAATACGCTTTGAAAAGATGCTAGCGATTTTACAAGAATGTTGTGCGAAATTAGACAAATGTAGCGCTTGCCACGATTTACCTCAAGGGTATTACTACGATTGGAATCAGAAAATTTTGACGTATCAATCACGAAGTATTACACTCACCAAAAAAGAGATTTCATTTTTGGAACTTTTATTTCACAATAAACACCGTATTGTGACCTATGAAGAATTTCAAAGCTACGTTTGGGGCAATGCGGTTATGACCGACGATGCAATTCGTTCGATTGTAAGAAACCTGCGAAACAAGCCCCCCAAAGACATTATTGCCAATCTCTCGGGGATTGGATACAAGCTTGAATAG
- a CDS encoding response regulator transcription factor yields the protein MSKILLLEDDYLLSETLKGLLMGEGFEVVHADDGEEALSYSYENSFDLYLFDINVPLLNGLDLLKLLRESGDTTPAFFISAYKDIQTITKAFDSACDDYIKKPFEFDELLVRIKAHILKKNPVLAYGSIAYDLLNKRIFQKEKEVDLGFVEKEIFDLLMRNMGQTIFKEHFFNVMEKPSDVALRVHITKLKQRFSLQVINVKGIGYRLEKI from the coding sequence ATGTCAAAAATCTTACTGCTTGAAGATGACTACCTCTTAAGTGAAACACTCAAAGGCTTGCTGATGGGTGAAGGGTTTGAAGTTGTGCATGCCGATGATGGAGAAGAGGCACTGAGTTATTCGTATGAAAATAGTTTTGATCTCTATCTTTTCGACATCAATGTTCCACTGCTAAACGGTCTTGATCTGCTCAAGCTCCTGCGCGAGAGTGGCGATACAACGCCCGCTTTTTTTATCAGTGCGTATAAAGACATTCAAACGATTACCAAAGCGTTTGATAGTGCTTGCGATGATTACATCAAAAAACCTTTTGAGTTTGACGAGCTTTTAGTGCGCATTAAAGCGCATATACTTAAAAAAAATCCCGTTCTCGCGTACGGCTCCATTGCCTACGATCTCTTAAACAAACGCATTTTTCAAAAGGAAAAAGAGGTTGATCTTGGCTTTGTGGAGAAAGAAATTTTTGATCTTCTGATGCGAAACATGGGTCAAACCATCTTCAAAGAGCATTTTTTTAATGTGATGGAGAAACCAAGCGATGTTGCACTGCGCGTGCATATCACCAAACTCAAACAGCGTTTTTCGCTACAAGTCATCAACGTCAAAGGCATAGGATACCGTCTTGAAAAAATATGA
- the nifD gene encoding nitrogenase molybdenum-iron protein alpha chain, protein MTTETLLSQQEAAIAEVLAAYPEKAKKSREKHLGVDMPEGVKGACDSTKSNKQTVPGVMSQRGCAYAGSKGVVWGPVKDMIHISHGPVGCGQYSRAGRRNYYIGTTGVDTYVTMNFTTDYNEKDIVFGGDKKLKAALAEIDALFPLNNGISIQSECPIGLIGDDIQAVAKGYKKESGKPTVAVSCEGFRGVSQSLGHHIANDMIRDEVLPDNSYKKDFVSTPYDVAIIGDYNIGGDAWSSRILLEEMGLRVIAQWSGDATYKELTIAPKAKINLLHCYRSMNYVVRHMEQEFGVPWMEYNFFGPSKTTESLRKIAAFFDETIQAKTEAVIAKYTEMTDKVIAKYRPKLEGKTVMLYVGGLRPRHVIGAYEDLGMKIIGTGYEFGHGDDYKRTKDELSGSTLIYDDTNEYELEQFVKRLKPDLVASGVKEKYVFQKMGLPFRQMHSWDYSGPYHGYDAFAIFAKDMDLALNSPVWAHTKAPWESN, encoded by the coding sequence ATGACAACAGAAACATTGCTAAGCCAACAAGAAGCCGCAATTGCGGAAGTGCTTGCTGCTTACCCTGAAAAGGCGAAAAAAAGTAGAGAAAAACATCTTGGTGTTGATATGCCAGAGGGTGTTAAAGGTGCTTGTGATTCAACCAAGAGTAACAAACAAACCGTTCCAGGTGTTATGAGTCAACGTGGTTGTGCTTATGCTGGAAGTAAAGGTGTTGTTTGGGGTCCAGTGAAAGATATGATTCATATCTCTCATGGACCGGTTGGTTGTGGTCAATATAGCCGCGCAGGTAGAAGAAACTATTACATCGGAACAACAGGTGTTGATACCTATGTAACGATGAACTTCACAACCGACTATAATGAAAAAGACATTGTCTTCGGTGGCGATAAAAAGCTTAAAGCTGCTCTTGCAGAGATTGATGCGCTTTTCCCACTGAATAATGGTATTTCTATTCAAAGTGAATGCCCCATCGGTTTGATTGGGGATGATATTCAAGCAGTAGCCAAAGGTTATAAAAAAGAGTCTGGCAAGCCTACGGTTGCGGTTTCATGTGAAGGCTTCCGTGGTGTTTCACAAAGTTTGGGTCACCATATTGCGAACGATATGATTCGTGACGAGGTTCTTCCAGATAACTCTTATAAAAAAGATTTTGTATCAACTCCTTATGATGTCGCAATCATCGGCGATTATAACATCGGTGGAGATGCTTGGAGTTCAAGAATTTTATTGGAAGAGATGGGTCTTCGTGTTATTGCTCAATGGAGTGGTGATGCAACCTATAAAGAGTTAACGATCGCTCCAAAAGCGAAAATTAACCTTCTTCACTGCTACCGAAGTATGAACTACGTTGTTCGTCATATGGAGCAAGAATTTGGTGTGCCTTGGATGGAGTATAACTTCTTTGGTCCAAGTAAAACAACAGAGAGTTTACGCAAAATTGCAGCGTTCTTTGATGAGACAATTCAAGCTAAAACTGAAGCGGTTATCGCTAAATATACTGAGATGACTGATAAAGTCATTGCAAAGTATCGCCCTAAATTAGAAGGCAAAACCGTCATGTTGTATGTCGGTGGATTACGTCCTCGCCACGTTATCGGTGCTTACGAAGATTTGGGAATGAAAATTATCGGTACAGGTTATGAGTTCGGACATGGTGATGACTATAAACGTACCAAAGATGAGCTTAGTGGTTCAACCTTGATCTATGACGATACAAACGAGTACGAATTAGAGCAATTTGTCAAAAGACTTAAACCTGATCTTGTAGCCAGCGGTGTAAAAGAGAAGTACGTTTTCCAAAAAATGGGTTTACCATTTAGACAAATGCACTCTTGGGATTATAGTGGTCCGTATCATGGATACGATGCCTTTGCAATTTTTGCAAAAGACATGGATTTGGCGTTGAACTCCCCAGTATGGGCTCACACCAAAGCACCATGGGAATCTAACTAA
- a CDS encoding ABC transporter substrate-binding protein, translating into MFVKSLLCFALGLIPSYMYTAEPYETDDAAKMSLTYRDPNSHLHVYIPSLPYAYIMRLINGTLVRLDDSKRGWEYFIAYKHEKRDELTYDFWLRNDVKFQDGTPLNADAVVENFNHFLQGAFTYTDIHRKLKSVEKLDEYRIRIHLNAPYGMLFHDLARINFYTKEYYRHHQWSKSITAENTALVGPFGAGPYILTQGYATGLAQSDTVVLKANPYYFEKSQPYIQTLTIHTRMPIDRVIDALSNKEGQIDIAFIPLNKKTEIVNSKYAKLYTLPSTTTLSFHMNLMNPQTPLHDLRIRQALNEALNQENLVKFAYKGEGVLSPFPISANMHATKALSQAYIQHPPARMSDEEIARILNGVHLKVVTQDRFVSICKGIEYQLKRFGVTLSYDITSDEKYVFKQLLTNREHRYDWDLLLWGNEDWYGHPWSSLFTLYTPNQWCAIDKDDTLDTYMKTLFTLENSDSRFLPLMDTILKHVYEKAYMLSIPSPNMVIGINKEVDFTPSSVAIMRLWEAKLTPYHWSIRSSPLPQERLRYRLPTKVLPDE; encoded by the coding sequence ATGTTCGTCAAAAGCCTTTTGTGCTTTGCTTTAGGACTGATACCTTCTTACATGTACACCGCCGAACCATACGAAACAGACGATGCGGCAAAGATGAGCCTTACGTATCGCGATCCAAATTCACATTTGCATGTCTATATTCCTTCTTTACCTTATGCGTATATTATGCGTTTAATCAACGGAACGCTGGTTAGACTGGATGATTCCAAGCGTGGTTGGGAGTATTTTATTGCCTATAAACATGAAAAACGAGATGAACTTACCTATGATTTTTGGCTACGAAACGACGTGAAGTTTCAAGACGGTACGCCCTTAAATGCCGATGCCGTCGTTGAAAATTTTAACCATTTCCTGCAAGGTGCTTTTACCTACACCGACATTCACCGCAAACTCAAATCCGTCGAAAAACTAGATGAGTACCGTATTCGCATCCATCTGAATGCACCCTACGGTATGCTTTTTCACGATCTCGCGCGCATCAATTTTTACACCAAAGAGTATTACCGACACCATCAATGGTCAAAAAGCATCACAGCCGAAAATACCGCCCTTGTAGGGCCTTTCGGTGCGGGACCGTATATCTTAACGCAAGGGTATGCAACGGGGTTAGCCCAAAGCGATACGGTTGTTTTAAAAGCCAATCCTTACTATTTCGAAAAATCGCAACCCTATATCCAAACCTTAACGATTCACACGCGTATGCCCATCGATCGCGTGATCGACGCACTGAGCAATAAGGAAGGTCAAATCGACATTGCCTTTATCCCGCTGAATAAAAAAACCGAGATCGTCAATTCCAAATACGCAAAACTTTACACACTTCCTTCGACGACGACGCTGAGTTTTCATATGAATCTGATGAACCCCCAAACGCCTTTGCACGATCTTCGTATACGCCAAGCGCTTAACGAAGCTTTGAACCAAGAAAACCTCGTTAAGTTTGCGTACAAAGGCGAAGGCGTTCTCTCCCCTTTTCCGATCTCGGCCAATATGCACGCCACCAAAGCCCTTTCGCAAGCGTATATCCAACATCCGCCCGCGCGAATGAGCGACGAGGAGATCGCACGCATTTTAAACGGCGTTCATCTCAAAGTCGTCACACAAGACCGTTTTGTCTCGATCTGTAAAGGGATCGAATACCAACTTAAACGTTTCGGCGTCACTTTGAGCTACGATATTACGAGCGATGAAAAATACGTTTTCAAACAACTCTTAACCAATCGAGAACATCGGTACGATTGGGACTTGTTATTATGGGGGAACGAAGATTGGTACGGGCATCCTTGGTCGAGTCTCTTTACCCTTTATACGCCCAACCAATGGTGCGCCATCGACAAAGACGACACACTTGATACTTACATGAAAACACTTTTTACGCTCGAAAATAGCGATTCTCGTTTTTTACCCTTGATGGATACTATTTTGAAACATGTGTATGAAAAAGCTTACATGTTAAGCATTCCTTCTCCCAATATGGTCATCGGCATCAATAAAGAAGTCGATTTTACCCCTTCAAGCGTAGCGATTATGCGTCTATGGGAAGCCAAACTCACACCCTATCATTGGTCGATTCGCTCGTCACCTCTACCTCAAGAGCGTTTACGTTACCGTTTACCGACAAAGGTCTTACCCGATGAATAA